Proteins encoded within one genomic window of Chelatococcus sp. HY11:
- a CDS encoding ABC transporter permease, whose product MLIFLTRRLIGGLLVLFVTATLVFFAVFALGNPVDVMVSPDADQTERAAAVARLGLDRPILEQYASFLWNAVRGDLGNSFVYGKPATTVILERLPVTLELAIVAMAIALAIGIPLGIIAGLKPASLSGKTIMSGSILGFSLPNFWIGLMLISIFAVQLKWLPSGGRGPTVDVFGIPLSILSLEGLKYLILPAFTLALYKTSLIIRICETGTRNVNRQDYMRTARARGVPPVRIVTVHLLKNVIIPVITVMGLEFGAMIAFAVAVETVFSYPGMGKLLIDSINRIDRPVIVAYLMVTCLIFVTVNLIVDGLYAVLDPRVRFSASKA is encoded by the coding sequence ATGCTGATATTCCTGACGCGCCGTCTAATCGGCGGCCTGCTCGTACTCTTCGTCACGGCAACGCTGGTCTTCTTCGCGGTCTTCGCCTTGGGGAATCCCGTCGATGTCATGGTGAGCCCGGACGCCGACCAGACGGAACGCGCGGCGGCAGTCGCGCGTCTTGGGTTGGACCGGCCTATTCTGGAGCAATACGCGAGTTTCCTCTGGAACGCCGTGAGGGGGGATCTCGGCAATTCCTTTGTTTACGGCAAGCCCGCGACCACGGTCATTCTTGAGCGGCTGCCGGTGACCCTTGAACTCGCCATAGTCGCCATGGCGATCGCTCTCGCCATAGGCATTCCGCTCGGTATCATCGCCGGGCTGAAACCTGCCAGCCTCAGCGGCAAGACCATCATGTCCGGGTCGATTCTCGGCTTCTCGCTTCCGAATTTCTGGATCGGCCTGATGCTGATCTCGATCTTCGCCGTGCAGCTGAAGTGGCTGCCGTCGGGCGGGCGAGGGCCGACGGTGGACGTCTTTGGCATTCCCCTGTCGATCCTCTCCCTGGAAGGGCTGAAATATCTCATATTGCCGGCCTTTACGCTCGCCCTTTACAAGACCTCCCTGATCATTCGCATCTGCGAGACAGGCACACGCAACGTCAACCGGCAGGATTACATGCGTACGGCGCGCGCCCGCGGCGTCCCGCCGGTCCGCATCGTGACCGTTCATCTTCTCAAGAATGTCATCATTCCCGTCATCACCGTGATGGGGCTCGAGTTCGGCGCCATGATCGCCTTCGCCGTGGCGGTCGAAACGGTGTTCTCCTATCCCGGCATGGGCAAGCTCCTGATCGATTCCATCAATCGGATCGACCGGCCGGTCATCGTCGCCTATCTCATGGTGACCTGCCTGATCTTCGTCACCGTCAATCTGATCGTGGACGGGCTCTATGCCGTCCTTGATCCGCGCGTGCGCTTCAGCGCATCGAAGGCTTGA
- a CDS encoding ABC transporter substrate-binding protein, with product MRKTGITTVLRAAAFAVVASLPAASWAADLKIGFSAPATTLDPQFHNASQNIAVSRNMFDTLVQMDPDSQIVPALAESWRLVDDTTWEFKLRPAKFSDGSAVTAEDVVWSLDRPATIPNSPSSFTIYTRPVVEKKIIDEQTVQLKTAAPYPLLLADLTNVFIVSKKATEGLTSDKFVTGQGVVGSGPYKFKSYTPDDRVIMTANENYWGDKPAWDTVEIRFLPNDSSRLSALLSGEVDAIENIPTPDLEAVKNNKNLVVGEKMSHRLIFLFLDSGRDETPGVSAADGSPLKANPFKDVRVRKAVNLAIDREAIASRLMQGLAFPTNNIVTETMQGFVPGIKPSYDPEQAKKLLAEAGYDKGFRLVLASPNNRLINDAKVAQALAQMLTRVGIRTSVDAVPFAVINTRGNKGEFSSVMMGWGAQTAEASSPIRAMIACTNKEKGWGPVNWGNYCNPNLDAVTAKALNTMDDAARSKLLQDATQIVHDDVAIVPLYFQANTWAAKPGITITPRMDERTSALMFTPAK from the coding sequence ATGAGAAAGACAGGCATTACGACTGTGTTGCGGGCCGCGGCTTTTGCCGTTGTCGCCTCTCTCCCGGCCGCGAGCTGGGCGGCCGACCTGAAAATCGGCTTCAGTGCGCCGGCGACGACCCTCGATCCTCAGTTTCATAACGCCAGCCAGAACATCGCTGTATCGCGCAATATGTTCGACACGCTGGTCCAGATGGATCCCGACAGCCAGATTGTTCCGGCATTGGCTGAATCATGGCGTCTCGTTGACGACACGACCTGGGAATTCAAACTAAGGCCCGCGAAATTCAGCGATGGCTCGGCCGTGACCGCGGAAGACGTCGTCTGGTCGCTGGATCGACCCGCTACCATCCCCAATAGCCCTTCAAGCTTCACAATCTATACGCGCCCGGTTGTCGAGAAGAAGATCATCGATGAGCAAACGGTCCAGTTGAAGACGGCAGCGCCCTATCCGCTGCTTCTGGCGGATCTGACCAATGTCTTCATCGTCAGCAAGAAGGCGACGGAAGGCCTGACGTCCGACAAGTTTGTCACAGGGCAAGGGGTCGTCGGCAGCGGTCCCTATAAGTTCAAGTCTTATACGCCCGATGATCGGGTGATCATGACGGCGAACGAAAACTATTGGGGCGACAAACCCGCTTGGGACACGGTTGAGATACGCTTCCTGCCGAATGACAGCTCCAGGCTGAGCGCGCTCCTGTCAGGAGAGGTGGATGCCATCGAAAACATCCCGACGCCCGACCTTGAAGCCGTAAAAAACAACAAGAACCTCGTGGTCGGGGAGAAGATGTCGCATCGGCTCATCTTCCTTTTCCTCGATAGCGGCCGCGACGAGACCCCTGGCGTATCGGCCGCTGACGGTAGCCCCCTGAAGGCCAATCCTTTCAAGGACGTGCGCGTGCGCAAGGCCGTCAATCTCGCTATCGATCGCGAGGCGATCGCAAGCCGCCTGATGCAGGGACTTGCCTTCCCCACGAATAATATCGTGACCGAAACGATGCAGGGCTTTGTTCCCGGCATCAAGCCGTCGTACGATCCCGAACAGGCGAAGAAGCTTCTCGCCGAGGCCGGCTACGACAAGGGCTTCCGCCTGGTGCTCGCCTCACCGAACAACAGGCTGATCAACGACGCCAAGGTCGCGCAGGCTCTCGCGCAGATGCTGACCCGCGTCGGCATTCGCACGTCCGTCGATGCCGTGCCCTTCGCCGTCATCAACACGCGCGGCAACAAGGGCGAGTTCTCATCGGTCATGATGGGTTGGGGCGCGCAGACGGCTGAGGCGTCGTCGCCCATCCGCGCGATGATCGCCTGCACAAACAAGGAAAAGGGTTGGGGACCAGTCAATTGGGGCAATTACTGCAACCCGAATCTCGATGCCGTGACCGCAAAGGCGCTGAATACGATGGACGACGCGGCTCGCTCGAAGCTGCTTCAGGACGCGACCCAAATCGTGCATGATGACGTGGCCATCGTTCCGCTCTACTTCCAGGCGAATACTTGGGCCGCGAAGCCCGGCATCACCATCACGCCGCGCATGGACGAGCGCACGTCCGCGCTCATGTTCACGCCTGCCAAGTGA
- a CDS encoding FAD-dependent oxidoreductase, producing MATDRAPAGRRALVLGAGIVGVSIALHLQQRGWSVVLVDRKDPGRETSYGNAGFIECSSVLPHPFPRGFSTLMKLAMNRSDAVRYEPRFLARIAPWLLAYWRASQDSALARIGPSFRALIDTALAEHEALIAEAGVTGLLRHDGWLEICRSSQQLEAADREANFARRHGVTAEQLGAEALYALEPALKPGFHGAIAWPDTCRIIDPGGLVEAYARLFRARGGQILRADALTLADKGSTWDIRSAGGETISADHAVVALGPWTADLAARFGYRFPLAVKRGYHRHFAYDDSARLTQAVYVRDEACLIVPMARGIRLLSGAELAPRDAPSTPVQIQRIEARARSAVPLGDPIEPEPWLGARPCLPDMLPVIGAAPRHAGLWFAFGHSHYGLTLGPTTGRMLAEMMSGETSFISPQAYRAERFAV from the coding sequence ATGGCCACTGACCGGGCTCCCGCCGGGCGCCGGGCGCTGGTACTCGGCGCCGGTATCGTCGGCGTTTCGATCGCATTGCATCTCCAGCAGCGCGGCTGGTCCGTCGTTCTCGTCGACCGCAAGGATCCAGGACGCGAGACGAGCTACGGCAATGCGGGCTTCATCGAATGCTCATCCGTGCTGCCGCATCCCTTTCCGCGTGGCTTCTCGACGCTGATGAAGCTGGCGATGAACCGGTCCGACGCTGTGCGTTACGAGCCGCGCTTCCTGGCGCGCATCGCGCCCTGGCTCCTTGCCTACTGGCGGGCCTCCCAGGACAGCGCACTCGCCCGCATTGGGCCGTCGTTCCGCGCCTTGATCGATACCGCGCTTGCCGAACACGAGGCACTGATCGCCGAGGCCGGTGTAACGGGTCTGCTGCGCCACGACGGCTGGCTCGAAATTTGTCGTTCATCGCAACAGCTTGAAGCCGCAGACCGCGAGGCGAACTTCGCACGTCGTCACGGTGTCACCGCGGAGCAACTGGGAGCGGAGGCTCTCTATGCCCTGGAGCCCGCATTGAAGCCCGGCTTCCACGGGGCTATCGCCTGGCCCGACACCTGCCGGATCATCGATCCCGGTGGGCTGGTGGAGGCTTATGCGCGGCTCTTCCGCGCTAGGGGTGGCCAGATCCTGCGCGCGGATGCGCTGACGCTCGCCGATAAAGGCAGCACATGGGACATCCGCTCCGCCGGTGGAGAGACGATCTCCGCCGATCACGCCGTCGTCGCGCTCGGGCCGTGGACCGCCGATCTTGCCGCGCGCTTTGGCTATCGCTTTCCGCTTGCCGTCAAGCGCGGCTATCATCGGCATTTCGCCTATGATGACAGCGCCCGGCTGACACAGGCCGTCTATGTCCGCGACGAGGCCTGCCTGATTGTCCCGATGGCGCGTGGCATTCGCCTGCTCTCGGGCGCCGAGCTCGCCCCGCGCGATGCACCGTCGACCCCAGTCCAGATCCAGCGCATCGAAGCGCGCGCGCGCAGCGCGGTCCCGCTCGGAGATCCCATTGAGCCGGAGCCCTGGCTCGGCGCGCGCCCCTGCCTGCCGGACATGCTGCCGGTGATCGGCGCCGCGCCGCGCCATGCCGGACTGTGGTTCGCCTTTGGGCACAGCCACTATGGCCTGACATTGGGCCCGACAACCGGACGCATGCTGGCGGAGATGATGAGCGGAGAAACGTCCTTTATCTCGCCGCAGGCCTACCGCGCAGAGCGTTTTGCCGTATAG
- a CDS encoding amidase family protein yields the protein MQPCDLSAIEARRLIGTRQLSPVELLESCIARIEAIDHAVNAMVTRDFERARQTAREAEAAVVRGEPLGPLHGLPIGIKDTSETGDLRTTFGSPIFKDNVPAADERFVALIRQAGGIVVGKTNVPEWAAGGNTRNPVFGATGNPFDPTRSAAGSSGGSAVALACGMVPLASGSDTGGSLRNPAAFCGVVGFRPSPGLIPSEKRGAAWLQVSTNGPMARTVGDAALLLSVMMGEDSRDPLSAVVPGETLRNPADYASLPEIDLSTLRVAITPDFGFAPTEHQVAATLAEKTGMFRSVFREAADTTPDCTGADDVFAVLRAVAALAMFGPLAAKYPDQLGPNIKDNIAEGDGYSARDVAEAMNAQTAMYRRWQAFYKDYDVILAPSVTISPRPWRELYPREINGRPTRSYYHWLACAYAATLPGHPAVSLPVGLDGNGMPFGLQVIGPRGGDRFTLGVAAALERHLTGDRRTARPLPDIAALQAAPAIAEAEGFYAFD from the coding sequence ATGCAGCCTTGTGATCTCTCCGCGATCGAGGCCCGCCGCCTTATAGGCACACGCCAACTTTCACCCGTCGAGCTCCTCGAAAGTTGTATCGCGCGCATTGAAGCGATCGATCATGCGGTCAACGCGATGGTCACGCGCGATTTCGAGCGCGCACGCCAGACGGCTCGCGAGGCCGAGGCCGCCGTCGTACGCGGGGAGCCGCTCGGACCGCTGCACGGCCTGCCCATCGGCATCAAGGACACATCCGAGACCGGGGATCTACGCACGACCTTCGGCAGTCCGATTTTCAAGGACAATGTGCCGGCCGCCGACGAGCGCTTCGTCGCTCTCATCCGGCAGGCTGGCGGCATTGTCGTCGGCAAGACGAATGTTCCGGAATGGGCGGCGGGTGGCAATACGCGTAATCCCGTTTTCGGCGCGACGGGTAACCCCTTCGATCCCACACGTTCGGCGGCGGGTTCCTCCGGCGGTTCGGCGGTTGCCCTCGCCTGCGGCATGGTGCCCTTGGCCTCGGGCTCGGACACCGGCGGCTCGCTGCGCAACCCGGCCGCCTTCTGCGGTGTCGTGGGGTTCCGTCCTTCGCCTGGCCTTATCCCCAGCGAGAAGCGGGGCGCGGCCTGGCTCCAGGTATCGACCAACGGGCCAATGGCGCGGACCGTCGGCGACGCGGCGTTATTGTTGTCCGTGATGATGGGCGAGGACAGCCGCGACCCCCTGTCGGCGGTGGTTCCCGGCGAAACCCTGCGCAACCCGGCAGATTATGCCAGCCTGCCGGAGATCGATCTTTCGACATTGCGTGTGGCGATAACGCCGGATTTCGGCTTCGCTCCCACTGAGCATCAGGTCGCTGCGACGCTCGCGGAGAAAACCGGGATGTTTCGCTCGGTCTTTCGCGAGGCGGCTGACACGACCCCGGATTGCACGGGGGCGGACGACGTCTTCGCGGTCCTGCGCGCGGTCGCCGCGCTCGCCATGTTCGGTCCGCTCGCCGCCAAGTACCCCGATCAGCTCGGGCCTAATATCAAGGATAATATCGCCGAGGGAGACGGCTACAGCGCGCGTGACGTGGCCGAGGCGATGAATGCCCAGACGGCGATGTATCGTCGCTGGCAGGCCTTCTACAAAGACTACGACGTCATCCTGGCGCCGAGCGTCACCATCAGCCCCCGGCCGTGGCGGGAGCTCTATCCCCGCGAAATCAACGGCCGCCCGACGCGCAGCTATTACCATTGGCTGGCCTGCGCTTATGCCGCGACACTGCCGGGACATCCCGCGGTTTCCCTGCCCGTCGGCCTCGATGGCAACGGCATGCCCTTCGGCCTGCAGGTCATCGGCCCGCGCGGCGGCGACCGCTTCACCCTCGGCGTCGCGGCCGCGCTCGAGCGGCATCTGACGGGCGACCGTCGCACCGCGCGGCCCCTGCCTGATATCGCGGCACTCCAGGCGGCGCCGGCCATTGCCGAGGCGGAGGGCTTCTACGCGTTCGACTGA
- a CDS encoding ABC transporter ATP-binding protein — MADVLRAKGLTVSSSGGIAVLRDISFGVARGEIIGLVGESGAGKSMLGRVIAANLPGGFRVSEGSLDFGGSDLTRITGEQRRQLLGREIAFIPQEPLTSLNPVLTIGQQFAEHLARIGGLPRGAYREHIVQALTDVRLRNPEELLQRYPFQLSGGMCQRVLIAMAFAAKPALVIADEPTTALDVSTQATVVQIMRRLQREQGTAMVFITHDLRLAARVCNRIAVLYAGEVIEEGPAGEVLDAPRHPYTRILKAANPALSGPRHRLRTLPDQMPTVSAFARLPGCRFATRCPVADPACADAVPSLREIAPAHFVRCSDGCREKAEAVIEAEPILVPPAGEEDGEPVLVLDGLFKHYPGKADWLGRRRPGTDAVKNVGLTVRRGEFIGIVGESGSGKSTLARLIIGLEKPTAGRILVEGEDVTLADRKARELRLNTMQMVFQDPQSALNPRRSIDHIVTQAMEPTGASHAERLERARSLLAETKLSGELLERYPAQLSGGQKQRVNIARALCVTPNLLIADEIVSGLDVSVQAQILNLLLDLRAARDLSLILISHDLAVVRYLCSRVVIMHHGVVVEEGTVDDVFGNPQHPYTRQLIAAVPPDDLDQPWPAPVAAKPGDAEELLLQSNA; from the coding sequence ATGGCTGATGTGTTACGGGCCAAGGGGCTGACAGTCTCCTCCTCGGGTGGCATCGCCGTTCTCCGGGACATCAGCTTTGGCGTGGCGCGCGGAGAGATCATCGGGCTCGTCGGTGAATCGGGCGCCGGCAAGAGCATGCTCGGCCGGGTGATCGCGGCCAACCTGCCGGGCGGCTTCCGCGTTTCGGAAGGTTCGCTCGACTTCGGCGGTAGCGATCTGACGCGGATCACCGGCGAGCAACGCCGCCAGCTGCTGGGGCGCGAGATCGCCTTCATCCCGCAGGAGCCGCTGACATCGCTCAATCCCGTGCTGACCATAGGCCAGCAATTCGCCGAGCACCTCGCGCGCATCGGCGGCTTGCCCCGCGGCGCCTATCGCGAGCACATCGTGCAGGCCCTCACCGACGTCCGCCTGCGCAATCCGGAGGAGCTGCTGCAGCGCTATCCCTTCCAGCTTTCGGGGGGGATGTGCCAGCGCGTGCTCATCGCCATGGCCTTTGCGGCGAAGCCTGCCCTCGTCATCGCCGACGAGCCGACCACCGCCCTCGACGTCTCGACCCAGGCGACCGTCGTGCAGATCATGCGCCGGCTGCAGCGGGAGCAAGGCACGGCCATGGTCTTCATCACCCATGACCTCAGGCTGGCCGCGCGCGTCTGCAACCGGATCGCCGTGCTCTATGCGGGGGAGGTGATCGAGGAAGGCCCGGCCGGGGAGGTCCTAGACGCCCCGCGCCATCCCTACACCCGCATATTGAAGGCGGCCAATCCGGCCCTCAGCGGCCCGCGCCATCGCCTGCGCACCCTGCCGGACCAGATGCCGACCGTGAGCGCCTTCGCGCGACTGCCCGGTTGCCGCTTCGCCACCCGTTGTCCGGTCGCCGACCCTGCCTGCGCGGACGCCGTGCCATCCTTGCGTGAAATCGCGCCGGCCCATTTCGTGCGCTGCAGTGACGGTTGCCGCGAGAAGGCGGAGGCCGTGATCGAAGCCGAGCCCATTCTTGTGCCGCCCGCCGGGGAAGAAGACGGCGAGCCCGTGCTCGTTCTCGACGGTCTCTTCAAGCATTATCCAGGCAAGGCTGACTGGCTCGGGCGGCGCAGGCCCGGAACGGACGCCGTGAAAAATGTCGGGCTGACGGTCCGGCGCGGCGAATTCATCGGGATCGTGGGCGAATCCGGATCCGGCAAGAGCACGCTCGCGCGGCTCATCATAGGCCTGGAGAAACCAACCGCCGGCCGCATCCTCGTCGAGGGTGAGGATGTCACGCTCGCCGATCGCAAGGCGCGCGAGCTGCGCCTCAACACCATGCAGATGGTTTTCCAGGATCCGCAATCCGCGCTCAATCCACGCCGCTCGATCGATCACATCGTGACCCAGGCCATGGAGCCCACAGGCGCGTCGCATGCCGAACGTCTCGAACGCGCGCGGTCGCTCCTGGCGGAGACCAAGCTTTCAGGCGAGCTGCTGGAGCGCTATCCCGCCCAGCTTTCGGGCGGCCAGAAGCAGCGGGTGAATATCGCGCGGGCGCTCTGTGTCACGCCAAATCTTCTCATCGCGGACGAGATCGTGTCGGGTCTTGACGTATCCGTCCAGGCGCAGATCCTCAACCTGCTGCTCGACCTGCGCGCCGCCCGCGATCTCAGCCTCATCCTGATCTCACACGATCTGGCCGTCGTGCGCTATCTCTGCTCGCGCGTCGTCATCATGCACCATGGCGTGGTGGTGGAGGAGGGTACCGTCGACGATGTCTTCGGCAACCCGCAGCATCCCTATACGCGCCAGTTGATCGCAGCGGTCCCCCCCGACGATCTCGATCAGCCATGGCCAGCGCCGGTCGCCGCCAAGCCCGGCGACGCCGAAGAGCTCCTGCTTCAGTCGAACGCGTAG
- a CDS encoding ABC transporter permease: MVAVHIPTGPGTTEAEQPRQSVTRKRIKAFLRAPGAVFGLALFGLFLILALFAPQISPQNPYDLDTLDIMDNMLAPGSALGNGITAWLGTDDQGRDMLSAILHGLRISIGVGVVSVLIASAIGAVVGIGCAYLGGRVDAIAMRIVDLQLSFPSILVALVLLSVFGRGIDKVILALVIVQWAYYARTVRGSALVEREKDYIAAAVSFGAPRWRIMFRHLLPNCLPPLIVIATVQIAHAISLEATLSFLGVGVPVTEPSLGMLIANGYGYLLSGKYWISTFPGFALLLLVLAINLVGDRLRHVMDPYSDQNGH; the protein is encoded by the coding sequence ATGGTCGCAGTTCATATTCCAACCGGCCCCGGAACGACGGAGGCGGAGCAGCCCCGCCAGAGCGTTACCCGCAAGCGGATCAAGGCCTTTCTGCGAGCACCCGGCGCTGTTTTCGGATTGGCCTTGTTTGGCCTCTTCCTGATCCTGGCACTTTTCGCGCCTCAGATCTCGCCGCAGAACCCCTATGATCTCGACACCCTCGACATCATGGACAACATGCTGGCGCCAGGCTCCGCGCTGGGCAACGGCATCACCGCATGGCTCGGAACCGATGACCAGGGGCGTGACATGCTGTCCGCCATCCTGCACGGCCTGCGCATCTCGATCGGCGTGGGCGTCGTATCTGTTCTGATCGCAAGCGCGATCGGCGCCGTTGTCGGCATCGGCTGCGCATATTTAGGTGGTCGCGTCGACGCCATCGCCATGCGTATCGTGGACCTGCAGCTTTCGTTTCCCTCGATACTCGTGGCGCTGGTTCTGCTGTCAGTCTTCGGGCGCGGCATCGACAAGGTCATCCTGGCCCTCGTTATCGTACAATGGGCCTATTACGCGCGCACGGTCAGGGGATCGGCCCTCGTCGAACGGGAGAAAGACTATATCGCGGCCGCTGTCTCCTTTGGGGCGCCGCGATGGCGTATCATGTTCAGACATCTCCTGCCGAACTGCCTGCCGCCACTCATCGTGATCGCCACGGTGCAGATCGCCCATGCGATTTCGCTGGAGGCAACGCTTTCCTTCCTCGGTGTTGGCGTGCCCGTAACCGAACCTTCGCTCGGCATGCTCATCGCCAATGGCTATGGTTACCTGCTCTCTGGAAAGTATTGGATCTCGACCTTTCCCGGTTTTGCTCTCCTGCTGCTGGTCCTCGCCATCAATCTTGTCGGTGATCGTCTGCGGCACGTAATGGACCCATATAGCGATCAAAATGGCCACTGA
- a CDS encoding pyridoxal phosphate-dependent aminotransferase: protein MASIPMENIARLAVEAQGIEGVIPLWYGEGDMVTPAFIRDAAKAALDQGMTFYVPDMRGLPELSEALSTYQTALHGRPISRARSTVTPGGMQAVYLALSLIVNAGDEVIYIEPQWPNIRAAIHMQDGTPVPFPLDFRDSDWRLDLDRLFASCTAKTRAIFLPTPSNPGGWVATAAELDAILAFSRRTGIWILSDEVYGRIYFDGPVAPSMLQIADDEDRVMAVNSFSKAWAMTGWRVGWLSHPASLSPTIGAMTQYLNSGTAGFVQAAAAAALIHGEPVVDEVRERCRTGRDIAYEHLAGINQLEFGAKPQGGLYVFFALKGEDDAMVACSRILHEARVGLAPGHLFGGIAKRFMRMCVLRDARQIEQACSRIAEALR from the coding sequence ATGGCCAGTATTCCCATGGAAAATATTGCGCGGCTCGCCGTGGAGGCACAGGGCATAGAGGGTGTCATTCCACTCTGGTATGGCGAGGGCGACATGGTGACGCCCGCCTTCATCCGCGATGCCGCGAAAGCGGCCCTCGATCAGGGCATGACCTTCTATGTCCCGGACATGCGCGGGTTGCCGGAGCTCTCCGAAGCCTTGTCGACCTACCAGACCGCCCTGCATGGGCGCCCGATCTCCCGGGCCCGCTCCACCGTTACGCCGGGCGGCATGCAGGCCGTCTATCTCGCGCTGTCGCTGATCGTCAATGCGGGCGACGAAGTCATCTATATCGAGCCGCAATGGCCGAATATCCGCGCCGCCATCCATATGCAGGACGGAACCCCGGTGCCCTTCCCTCTCGATTTCCGCGATAGTGACTGGCGGCTTGATCTCGACCGGCTGTTCGCCTCCTGCACCGCGAAGACGCGGGCGATCTTCCTTCCCACCCCTTCCAACCCCGGCGGATGGGTGGCGACGGCCGCGGAACTCGATGCCATTCTCGCATTCAGCCGGCGCACCGGCATATGGATCCTCAGCGACGAGGTCTATGGCCGCATCTATTTCGACGGCCCCGTTGCCCCCTCGATGCTCCAGATCGCCGATGACGAAGACCGGGTCATGGCGGTGAACAGCTTTTCCAAGGCCTGGGCGATGACCGGCTGGCGCGTGGGTTGGCTCTCCCATCCCGCCTCGCTCTCCCCCACGATTGGCGCGATGACCCAGTATCTCAACAGCGGCACCGCTGGCTTCGTCCAGGCGGCGGCGGCCGCCGCCTTGATCCATGGCGAACCTGTGGTCGATGAGGTGCGCGAGCGCTGCCGCACTGGCCGCGATATCGCATATGAGCATCTGGCTGGCATCAACCAGCTTGAGTTCGGCGCCAAGCCGCAAGGAGGCCTCTATGTGTTCTTCGCCCTGAAGGGCGAGGACGACGCGATGGTGGCCTGCAGCAGGATCCTGCACGAAGCGCGCGTCGGGCTGGCACCGGGCCACCTCTTCGGGGGCATCGCCAAACGCTTCATGCGCATGTGCGTCCTGCGTGACGCCCGCCAGATCGAGCAGGCCTGCTCACGCATCGCCGAGGCTCTGAGATAA
- the argE gene encoding acetylornithine deacetylase, whose protein sequence is MSTLSAKGALGHLIGFPTVSSASNLDLLHWVEAILAPLGARFRRFPNADGAKANLFISIGPDGPGGLVLSGHTDVVPTSGQAWTGDPFVMREEGGRLIGRGATDMKGFLASSIAAAHDVAALPLAKPLHLAFSYDEEVGCTGVWSMAEWLGQSGLAPQLAVIGEPSSLKAIDAHKGGLIGWTTVTGKPGHSSQPDRYVNAVMVAGELIAFINGLRREFAEGGRHEGLDPPYSTIQVNIINGGLHGNIVAESCRFFWEMRVIPGVDDRAVLARIERFAREALEPAMKAIDPACGIAFEVQAHIPPLGPNADREAETLLMDLVGQTAPLKVPYGTEAGIFQRFGTPALVCGPGDIAQAHQPDEFIEEAELERCVALISRLAEQRLC, encoded by the coding sequence ATGTCAACGCTATCTGCCAAAGGCGCGCTCGGTCACCTCATCGGCTTTCCGACTGTGAGTTCCGCCAGCAATCTCGATCTATTGCACTGGGTTGAGGCGATATTGGCGCCGCTCGGCGCTCGGTTCCGGCGTTTCCCCAATGCGGATGGCGCGAAAGCCAATCTTTTCATCAGCATCGGCCCGGATGGGCCCGGCGGCCTCGTCCTGTCCGGGCATACGGATGTGGTCCCAACGTCCGGGCAGGCCTGGACAGGTGACCCCTTCGTCATGCGGGAGGAAGGCGGCCGGCTCATTGGCCGCGGCGCAACCGACATGAAGGGCTTTCTCGCCTCAAGCATCGCGGCGGCGCATGATGTCGCGGCGCTGCCACTGGCCAAGCCGCTGCATCTGGCCTTTTCCTATGACGAGGAGGTCGGCTGTACCGGCGTCTGGTCCATGGCCGAATGGCTCGGCCAATCGGGCCTCGCGCCGCAACTGGCCGTCATCGGTGAGCCCTCGTCGCTCAAGGCGATCGATGCCCACAAGGGCGGGCTCATCGGTTGGACCACCGTCACCGGCAAGCCTGGCCATTCCTCGCAGCCTGATCGCTATGTCAATGCGGTGATGGTCGCAGGCGAGCTCATCGCCTTCATCAACGGCCTGCGGCGCGAATTTGCCGAGGGTGGGCGCCATGAAGGCCTTGATCCGCCCTACAGCACCATCCAGGTCAATATCATCAACGGCGGCCTCCACGGCAATATCGTCGCCGAAAGCTGCCGCTTCTTCTGGGAAATGCGCGTCATTCCCGGCGTCGATGACCGCGCCGTGCTCGCGCGCATCGAGCGCTTCGCGCGGGAGGCCCTCGAACCGGCGATGAAGGCGATCGATCCCGCTTGCGGCATCGCCTTCGAGGTTCAGGCCCATATCCCGCCGCTCGGCCCCAATGCCGACAGGGAAGCTGAGACGCTCCTTATGGATCTCGTCGGCCAGACGGCTCCGTTGAAGGTTCCCTATGGCACCGAGGCGGGCATCTTCCAGCGCTTCGGCACACCGGCTCTCGTCTGCGGCCCGGGCGATATCGCACAGGCCCACCAGCCCGACGAGTTCATCGAAGAGGCCGAGCTCGAACGCTGCGTAGCGCTTATCAGTCGCTTGGCGGAACAACGTCTTTGTTGA